DNA from Misgurnus anguillicaudatus chromosome 13, ASM2758022v2, whole genome shotgun sequence:
AGACAGCCGTAGGACAGGGAGGTATGTCACaaatattaatattcatttaaatcaCACTAGTGTATTTTCATCTTATACAAGTTTAAATATAAGTTTTTTTTCATACAATAGTTTATAAAAAGTTACTGATGATGTCATAGTTGTGTTTAGTTTGTGTAATTAGTGAAGATGAGGCCACACTGTAGTGTCTGATATCAACATGGTTTTATGATTTAGTTTAGTTCTTAAAGTTGTGTTTTTTCTGGAGATCTGATATCTTGGTAGATCTTTAACTGAAGTCAAGTGTGTGTTTCTGTAGTGTcagatttttctattatttctgtCAGTTCTGTCAATATTGTGAGTTCTGTATAAATGTTTCTATATagattacatttatatttgatttGGTTTAGCagaatttttttcaattttagtTTCTCAAATACGCACATTTctttcttgtgtgtgtgttctacTGTGTgtccttgtgtgtgtgtgtgtgtgtgtgtgtgtgtgtgtgtgtgtgtattagagAAATCAATATTTTCAGCTAAAGAGTAAATAACCCTTCAAATAGACGATGACGAAACTCTTGTAGGACTCCGTGAGTAAAGTCAAATCTTTATATGAAATAGAATATAAATgatctttattgtgtttatttactTGCTGTCATGTTGTGTTAAACTTGTAGTAGTTAAATTTTTCAGTTGAATATCTTTACGCATGTCTCGATGTATCCAGAGGAACAGAAACACATCCTAACAGTCACTCATTTAAAGACTTAAATGAAATAATAACAGAAATCTTTTactctttctttatttaattaaaaaatccCTTTATTGTGTTCGTCTGTGAGTTTGGGCTGAAGTGGATTAAAAAACTCCAGTGAGGTTTGTTATTCTCAAGATGATGAAAAATCAAAAGCAAACATTTTCAGAcaaaaatcatcatttactcagttTTGAGTTGTTTCAAATCTGTACTTTttttttgctgaacacaaagaggATATTTGTAATTATGCAGAAACAGGagcactattgacttccatagtaggaaaatgtACAATTGAAAGCCAATGCTGCTTAAAAAACGGTCTGGTTAGAAACATTGCACAAAATGTCTTTGTGTTGATCAGAACGAAGAGTTTTCACAGGTTTGGATTAACAACTggttgagtaaataatgacagaatcttcattttgggtgaactgtccctttaagaatgaCAAAAAGCATTATTTACATCTGTTCTTTAGGTCAAATAAATGATTGGTAAGTAAAAATGATCAACTAGCCTAAcaaacaagatttttttattcatgttaacTTTATAAAACAGTATGTTGTGTAATTCCttcaggatttaaaaaaaagtttagtcTGTTAAAGTCGTGACAGTTTTGCCAAATGTTTCATTCTAGGTTTTATGCCGTGCAAGATGAATCCTCAAAATCTTTTCTGATAGtgaatttcaaatgcatgtaTCTGCTGAAAGTTTAGATTGTTAATGTACCACCTCGGTAGGGGTTccaagctgataccaaacgtgatgCAAAagcactgtagatcactgagtGGTCTGAGGGAATCGTCACTGCCAGCGCCATCGCTACAATtaaaaagattagctttaccccagtgctagcttgtgctgtctcgagcaaacgtGTTGTCAGGCGCTGTATAGCACTTAAAacggttcctctatgattatgAGGCAATGAACCACTTAGTGCTGTTTAACACCggttgtttttagagtgtatactTTCAGACTTGTATTGAATTTAGACTTCTCATATTATATAAGCTTTTATTTGATCTTTAGTGTCATCATCTATCAGATGAGCTGCAATAATGTAACACAATCATTGTTTTGACACACATTGTTTAATAGCAGTTATTCTGCAGGTCTTCACATGCTTTGTGTCGTGTCGTTCTCAGTGTTTTTTAGGGTgtatctgtgtgttttctccacTTTATCTCTGTCACTGGCACTaagagatagatagacatacagaGAGAGACACCAGCTGTGTCATCAGTGCTGGGATTAATGAGAAATGAGCTCAAACTCAATGATGTTGCATCAGATTTGTTGACACTATTGATCCACAGAAACATGTTGGAAATTCCAGACATGAAAAAATCATTAacagaaatgtttattgtttGCTATATCAGTGTAGATTTGTGTGCCAGTAATGAAGGTTTAATGTGTTCATCACAGCTGTTAGAGAAGGATGGATTCTGTCATGGGACTCATGACTGAGGTAAGAGATTCTCTCACAAACTCACACTATCTCGCTCTTACTCACTCTATCAGTCACtctttcactcactcactcaccgAGTCACTCTTATTTGCACTTACTCACTCAATGAGTCGCTCTCACTGACTCACTCTATCTCACtcttactcactcactcattcaatGAGTCACTTACTCTTacttactcactcactcattgAATCTCACTTACTCACTTTTACTCTTTCAATGAGTCACTTACTGTCACTGACTCTCTCTCACttttactcactcactcactcactcactcactcactcactctaaCAGGCACTCTCACTGAGTGACTTTCACTCATTCAATGAGTCACTTACTCTCACTGACTCACTCTCTCTAACTTTTACTCACTCACTCTTACTTTCACTCACACTATCTTGCTAACTGACTCTCATTGAATCTCACTTTTACTCATTCACTGAGTCACTtactctcactctctctcactTTTACTCACTTTCACTCAGTCACTCATTTTCTCTCACACTATCTTGCTCACTGACTCGCTCTCTCTCACTAACTCACTTTCACTCATTTAATGAGTCACTCTCTGAGTCACTCTCACTGActcactctctcactcactcaggTTTGTACTTCTACTGTGTGTTGAATTGACTCTTCAGTTTCTGTGTGAAACAGACACCAGTTGGCGGAGCTCAAACCAATGAAGGGGCAGATGATGGAGGCGGGGTCAGACATCGAGTCAGTCATGTTGAAATGAAACTGGTCCCGCTGGAGTCAGAGGACGGATCACAGGCacctttaaacagtgatgttacAGCACTGAGGATCCGTCAGCAGATGGACCGCAGGAAAGCAGTGTTCTACTTCATTCTCATCGGCCTGTTTATATTCAGCACAGGTACACGCAGCTTACAATCAGCATGTGTTCATTACAGTGTATGAAAATGTTCTGTATGCATGTTTCTATTGCATATTGATATGTCATTTTAGTCCATTTTATCATGTCTCAGGTAACGCTACTTGGGAGTTTagtgttaaataatatttcattgTTTTCACATAGTAGTATGGAGAGTAAGCAGTACATTTGTATTTAAGCCAGGTCTTTAGTGTTTGGTTTTCTCACTCAGCGTTCCTGCTGGGTTACGTGACGTTCCGTGGAATGTGCCGGAAATGCAGGGAAGAGGGAGATCTGATTCCTCTGAGTGACACCACTGGATCGGATCACGTGCCCGAGGAGACGGTGATGTACATGTCAGAGCTGAGGGAGATGCTGAAGAAATATCTGATCGAGGACAAAATAGAGAACACACTCAGGTAAAAACATCAACCTGTGACTTCAGTTTATGTCCTGAAAGCTGTTGATGTCAAAGTTGATTGTAATGTTTTCAGGCGAGTGAGCAGGACGTCTCATCCTCCAGGGTCCTCTGAAGGAAACGCTATAGCGAGAGAAATATTGCAGAATCTTCAGAAGCTCCGTATGGACCACACCTGGACAGACTCGCATTACGCCACTCTCCAGTTTCCCTCCAGGTAAAAGTGTGTGCATCTCATTTATTTGTCCGTCATTTTAGCATCATTTTATCAATATGAGTGTTGATGACTCATGAATGTGTGACTGTCCAGAGCAAAATAATACAATGAAACCAACTTTAGGGACCACAATGGAAATAAGTGTAGGGACCACAATGGAAATAAGTCTTTGGGCTTTATTGTGTTATCCCTGactatttatgtgttttaatgtATTATTCGGAGTACTgtttcatattttatatataagtggtcaaataaaatcaatcaatcaatcaatcaatgcTCTGTGTTTGTGTACATGTCTGTAGGACACAGAAGAACACTCTCTGGTTGGTGGATTCTGAGGGGGAGGAGCTAGAGGAGATTTCTTTAGACAATGATGGTTACTGCGCCTACAGTGCCACAGGAACAGCCACAGTATGGTAGACTTCCCATCTGATACAGCTAACATGTTCATACACCAGTAAACATGCATTTGTTTATGTGCAGGGAGGGGTCGTGTACGTGAACTACGCCCGGCGCGAGGACTTCGATCAGCTGCGAGCTCTTGGTGTCTCCGTCAATGGCTCCATCGCCATAGCGAGGGTGGGAGGGGGCGTGAGCTTTGCTGAAAAAGTGTGGTACGCCCAGCAGGCGGGGCACGTGGGTGTTCTCATTTACCCCGACCCTGCGGATGTCCCTCAGGATCCACGACGACTTGGACTCCATAGCAACGCTGTCATCTCCGAACATGTGCGTCACGTTACGTTTACACGCCGCCGTGTTCGTTTTCACTTGGAGTCATTGTGTTTATTTCCCGTCACTACAGGTGCATCTGGGATCTGGCGATCCGTTCACACCTGGATTTCCTTCCTTTAACCACACCCAGTTCCCATCCACCCAATCCTCTGGTCTGCCAATCATTTTAGCTCAGCCAATCAGCGCAAACGTTGCTTCCAAACTGTTAAGGTCTGTTCTTCCCTTTGCACAAATAAACTACATTAAAGTGAGTCTAAAGTATGCATGTCCAAgtcacatttcactttttttaacaGATTGATATTGATGAGGATGATGCAAAGAACATAAATGCTTCTGTAAACTTATTCAGTCTTTCTTTCAGTCAGTTATCAGGTGTGGATTGCCCGCGCGGATGGCAGGGCCGTTTGCCGTACGTTCAGTGTGTGTTGGGTCCGGGCTTCACAGGGCCGGGTGGGCGCAGGGTAAAGATGGGCATATTTAACACCATGAAACCGGTGCTGCTCAACAACATCTTCGCTTCTATAGAAGGCAAACTGGAACCTGGTTAGACTTGAGGATCTATACATTTGTATCTGAGTTTACATGAGCAGTGGATGAACACTGGTTGATTTCTGATGTTTTTCTCAGATCATTATATCATCATAGGAGCTCAGAGGGATTCTTGGGGTCCAGGAGCTGTAAAGTCTGGAGTGGGCACAGCAATCCTGATGGAACTAGCTAGAACATTCAGTACAATGGTGGAtaatggtaaacacacacacacgcacacttgTCCTGTTACACTCTCTGGTGGAGACTCAGAATTTAGGTATTTGTCCTGTTACAATCTCTGGGGGAGACTCAGAACTTGGGGTTTTTTCCTGTTACAATCTCTGGTGGAGACTCAGAACTTGGGGATTTGTTCTGTTACAATCTCTGGTGGAGACTCAGAACTTGGGGTTTTGTCCTGTTACAATCTCTGGTGGAGACTCAAAACTTGGGGGTTTGTCCTGTTACAATCTCTGGTGGAGACTCAAAACTTGGGGTTTTGTCCTGTTACAATTTGTGGTGGAGACTCAAAACTTGGGGGTTCGTCCTGTTACAATCTCGGTGGGAGACTCAAAACTGGGGGTTTTGTCCTGTTACAATCTCTGGGGGAGACTCAGAACTTGGGGGTTTGTCCTGTTACAATCTCTAGGGGAGACTCAGAACTTGGGGGTTTTTCCTGTTACAATCTCAGGTGGAGACTCAAAACTTGGGGGTTTGTCCTGTTACATTCTTTGGGGGAGACTCAGAACTTGGGGGTTTGTCCTGTTACAATCTCTGGGGGAGACTCAGAACTTGGGGGTTTGTCCTGTTACAATCTTTGGGGGAGACTCAGAACTTGGGGGTTTGTCCTGCTACAATCTCTGGGGGAGACTCAGAACTTGGGGGTTTGTCCTGTTACAATCTCTGGGGGAGACTCAGAACTTGGGGGTTTTTTCCTGTTACACTCTCTGGTGGAGACTCAGAATTTAGGTATTTGTCCTGTTACAATCTCTGGGGGAGACTCAGAACTTGGGGTTTTTTCCTGTTACAATCTCAGGTGGAGACTCAAAACTTGGGGATTTGTCCTGTTACAATCTTTGGGGGAGACTCAGAACTTAGGGATTTGTCCTGTTACAATCTCTGGGGGAGACTCATAACTTGGGGTTTTGTCCTGTTACAATTTGTGGTGGAGACTCAAAACTTGGGGATTTGTTCTGTTACAATCTCTGGTGGAGACTCAGAACTTAGGGATTTGTCCTGTTACAATCTCTGGGGGAGACTCAGAACTTGGGGGTTTGTCCTGTTACAATCTATGGGGGAGACTCAGAACTTGGGAGTTTGTCCTGTTACAATCTTTGGAGGAGACTCAGAACTTGGGAATTTGTCCTGTTACAATCTTTGGGGGAGACTCAGAACTTGGGGGTTTGTCCTGTTACAATCTCTGGGGGAGACTGTGAACTTGGGGGTTTGTCCTGTTACAGTCTTTGGAGGAGACTCAGAACTTGGGAATTTGTCCTGTTACAATCTTTGGGGGAGACTCAGAACTTGGGGGTTTGTCCTGCTACAATCTCTGGGGGAGACTCAGAACTTGGGGGTTTGTCCTGTTACAATCTCTGGGGGAGACTCAGAACTTGGGAATTTGTCCTGTTACAATCTCTGGGGGAGACTCAGAACTTGGGGGTTCGTCCTGTTACAATCTCTGGGGGAGACTCAGAACTTGGGGGTTTGTCCTGCTACAATCTCTGGGGGAGACTCAGAACTTGGGGGTTTGTCCTGTTACAATCTCTGGGGGAGACTCAGAACTTGGGAATTTGTCCTGTTACAATCTCTGGGGGAGACTCAGAACTTGGGGGTTCGTCCTGTTACAATCTCTGGGGGAGACTCAGAACTTGGGGGTTTGTCCTGCTACAATCTCTGGGGGAGACTCAGAACTTGGGGGTTTGTCCTGTTACAATCTCTGGGGGAGACTCAGAACTTGGGGGTTCGTCCTGTTACAATCTCTGGGGGAGACTCAGAACTTGGGTTTTTTTCCTGTTACAATCTCTGGTGGAGACTCAAAACTTGGGGTTTTGTCCTATTACAATCTGTGGGGGAGACTCAGAACTTGGGGGTTTCGCCTATTACAATCTCTGGGGGAGACTCAGAATTTAGGGATTTGTCCTGTTACAATCTTTGGGGGAGACTCAGAACTTGGGGTTTTTTCCTGTTACAATCTCTGTGGGGGAGACTCAGAACTTAAGGTGTTTGTCCTGTTAAAATCTG
Protein-coding regions in this window:
- the tfr2 gene encoding transferrin receptor protein 2, with the protein product MDSVMGLMTETPVGGAQTNEGADDGGGVRHRVSHVEMKLVPLESEDGSQAPLNSDVTALRIRQQMDRRKAVFYFILIGLFIFSTAFLLGYVTFRGMCRKCREEGDLIPLSDTTGSDHVPEETVMYMSELREMLKKYLIEDKIENTLRRVSRTSHPPGSSEGNAIAREILQNLQKLRMDHTWTDSHYATLQFPSRTQKNTLWLVDSEGEELEEISLDNDGYCAYSATGTATGGVVYVNYARREDFDQLRALGVSVNGSIAIARVGGGVSFAEKVWYAQQAGHVGVLIYPDPADVPQDPRRLGLHSNAVISEHVHLGSGDPFTPGFPSFNHTQFPSTQSSGLPIILAQPISANVASKLLSQLSGVDCPRGWQGRLPYVQCVLGPGFTGPGGRRVKMGIFNTMKPVLLNNIFASIEGKLEPDHYIIIGAQRDSWGPGAVKSGVGTAILMELARTFSTMVDNGFSPRRSLLFVSWDGGEFGNVGATEWLEGYLTMLHLKAVAYFSLDQAILGDDNLSVYTSPLLANLIEGTIKQVEHPKHTGQSILSLVQRQGGWRNIVKPLYLNSGAYSFTAFGGVPAMQLHFTEDARVYPFVNTRLDSVGRLQELLQGRLCAVGRAVAELVGLMVLKLSHDHILPLDVTCYSSAAQQLSSRLSIHTTQLQSRGLSPQWIFSARGDYSRAAKSLLDAIKNSDVQDERLARLYNTRIMRVEYYFLSQYMSVVETPFRHVFHGRGDHTLSALAEHLSLLRSEPHLFDEVRFKRQLALFTWTLQGAANALSGDVWNIDNPL